From the genome of Egicoccus sp. AB-alg6-2, one region includes:
- a CDS encoding single-stranded DNA-binding protein, whose product MTTPATIAPDDTPTPWAVNEVHIVGRASGTPERRVLPSGDELVLLRIVVPRPEGGADTMPVTVGPAPARGRPGAGQVGRRLLAQAERTVPGARVAVDGALRRRWWATPTGRASRIEVRASSVTVVREPDET is encoded by the coding sequence ATGACCACGCCCGCGACCATCGCCCCGGACGACACCCCGACGCCATGGGCGGTCAACGAGGTCCACATCGTCGGCCGGGCGAGCGGAACACCGGAGCGCCGGGTCCTGCCCTCGGGCGACGAGCTCGTGTTGCTGCGGATCGTCGTCCCTCGACCTGAGGGCGGGGCGGACACCATGCCGGTCACCGTCGGTCCGGCACCGGCCCGCGGACGGCCGGGCGCGGGCCAGGTCGGGCGGCGGTTGCTCGCCCAGGCCGAGCGCACGGTCCCCGGTGCCCGGGTCGCGGTAGACGGCGCCCTGCGCCGGCGCTGGTGGGCGACCCCGACCGGTCGGGCCAGCCGGATCGAGGTACGGGCCAGCAGCGTGACCGTGGTGCGCGAGCCGGACGAGACGTGA
- a CDS encoding succinylglutamate desuccinylase/aspartoacylase family protein: MNGPVSVAGVSVAPGERRDLFPSASESYTGDRTTLPMAVINGTGDGPRVFVTAAVHGDELNGIAVCRALLDRLDPAELDGVVVVVPIVNVLGVQIGSRYLPDRRDLNRTFPGSHDGSMAARIARLLVEEVIDGSDVGIDLHTAANQRTNVPQVRVDTGDERARDLAVTFGAPFVLDARLRPGSLREAAGERGVSVLTYEGGGPLRFDDDAIDVATRGVLRVLNRLEMTDAAPPPAHPAPMVLHESRWLRAERGGLLELHVAAGDHLQEGQPLWTTSSPLGEERATHEAAEEGFVVGATTLPLVQPGQALLHVALPGDRVPAEDDPSEEEDEDFEDTDAR, encoded by the coding sequence GTGAACGGCCCCGTGAGCGTCGCCGGGGTCAGCGTGGCGCCGGGCGAGCGCCGGGACCTGTTCCCCTCGGCGTCCGAGTCCTACACCGGGGACCGCACCACGCTGCCGATGGCGGTCATCAACGGCACCGGCGACGGCCCACGCGTGTTCGTCACGGCCGCCGTGCACGGCGACGAGCTCAACGGCATCGCGGTGTGCCGGGCGTTGCTCGACCGCCTCGACCCGGCCGAGCTCGACGGCGTCGTGGTCGTCGTGCCGATCGTCAACGTGCTGGGCGTGCAGATCGGGTCCCGGTACCTGCCGGATCGGCGCGACCTCAACCGGACCTTCCCCGGTTCCCACGACGGGTCGATGGCGGCCCGCATCGCGCGGCTGCTCGTCGAGGAGGTCATCGACGGCAGTGACGTGGGGATCGACCTGCACACGGCGGCGAACCAGCGCACCAACGTGCCCCAGGTCCGGGTCGACACCGGCGACGAGCGCGCCCGCGACCTCGCGGTGACGTTCGGCGCGCCCTTCGTGCTGGACGCGAGACTGCGGCCCGGATCGTTGCGCGAGGCCGCCGGCGAACGCGGCGTGTCGGTGCTCACCTACGAGGGTGGCGGGCCGCTGCGCTTCGACGACGACGCGATCGACGTCGCGACCCGCGGCGTGTTGCGGGTCCTCAACCGGCTCGAGATGACCGACGCCGCGCCACCGCCCGCCCATCCGGCGCCGATGGTCCTGCACGAGTCGAGGTGGCTGCGGGCGGAACGCGGCGGCCTGCTCGAGCTGCACGTCGCCGCCGGCGACCACCTGCAGGAGGGGCAGCCGCTGTGGACCACGTCCAGCCCGCTCGGTGAGGAGCGTGCCACCCACGAGGCCGCCGAGGAAGGCTTCGTGGTCGGTGCGACCACCCTGCCGCTGGTGCAGCCGGGCCAGGCGCTGTTGCACGTGGCGCTGCCCGGGGACCGGGTGCCGGCCGAGGACGACCCGAGCGAGGAGGAGGACGAGGACTTCGAGGACACCGACGCGCGCTGA
- a CDS encoding ATP-dependent zinc protease produces MSGQALAGAHGGSLYAAAGPDRRSESRTVPSPPDHRQLPVLGWKEHVTLPEWGLQLRGKLDTGARSSALHVTSLEEIGEHHDGEAGPLPIVRFDVVLGHRDAPRHHEIESVVVGHKVVKDTGARAERRPVVRTRIVCGPLDTVADITLTDRTGMIFRMLLGRLTLEDHCLVDPANGYLATVAGSAAATAPTP; encoded by the coding sequence GTGAGCGGGCAGGCGTTGGCCGGAGCGCACGGAGGCAGCCTCTACGCTGCGGCGGGTCCCGACCGTCGAAGCGAAAGCCGCACCGTGCCGTCCCCTCCCGACCACCGGCAGCTGCCGGTCCTGGGCTGGAAGGAGCACGTGACGCTGCCCGAATGGGGTCTGCAGTTGCGCGGCAAGCTCGACACGGGCGCCCGCTCCAGTGCACTGCACGTGACCAGCCTCGAGGAGATCGGCGAGCACCACGACGGCGAGGCGGGTCCGCTTCCGATCGTCCGGTTCGACGTCGTGCTCGGTCATCGCGACGCGCCCCGCCACCACGAGATCGAGTCGGTGGTCGTCGGTCACAAGGTGGTCAAGGACACGGGAGCGCGTGCCGAACGCCGCCCGGTCGTGCGTACCCGCATCGTGTGCGGCCCCCTGGACACCGTCGCCGACATCACCCTGACCGACCGCACCGGGATGATCTTCCGGATGCTGCTCGGTCGCCTCACGCTCGAGGACCACTGTCTCGTCGACCCCGCCAACGGGTACCTGGCGACCGTCGCGGGATCCGCTGCGGCCACGGCGCCGACCCCGTGA
- a CDS encoding rhomboid family intramembrane serine protease — protein sequence MVLPVGDVNPTHRRAVITWLFVVLNVAVFAYQVTLTGCEQYAFIYRFAAVPRELLEVQALQGDELQTVLGQCAAEGGGKNVLVSAITAMFLHGSLAHLLGNLLFLVIFGNNVEDRLGRRRFVGFYLAGGLAATAAHVAVNTAGSGSYTPLVGASGAIAAILGAYLVMFPRARVFTLVPFPLYLLAIVLPKVKIRTWLVLFAVVAMPAWLLLMGWLALQYVAVRNPVGDGVAYEAHIAGFVAGLFLVLLLDRGRRRRGQDTFHPVRRSAPPTSPPPRP from the coding sequence ATGGTGCTGCCCGTCGGCGACGTCAATCCGACGCATCGCCGCGCCGTCATCACCTGGCTGTTCGTCGTCCTCAACGTCGCGGTCTTCGCCTACCAGGTCACGCTCACCGGCTGTGAGCAGTACGCGTTCATCTACCGTTTCGCCGCGGTGCCCCGCGAACTGCTCGAGGTGCAGGCGTTGCAGGGCGACGAACTGCAGACGGTGCTCGGCCAGTGCGCGGCAGAGGGCGGCGGCAAGAACGTGCTCGTGTCGGCCATCACCGCGATGTTCCTGCACGGCAGCCTCGCCCACCTGCTCGGCAACCTGCTGTTCCTGGTCATCTTCGGCAACAACGTCGAGGACCGCCTGGGCCGACGGCGGTTCGTGGGCTTCTACCTCGCCGGCGGGTTGGCCGCGACCGCGGCGCACGTGGCGGTCAACACCGCCGGGTCCGGGTCGTACACGCCGCTGGTCGGGGCGTCCGGCGCCATCGCGGCGATCCTCGGCGCCTACCTGGTGATGTTCCCGCGTGCGCGGGTGTTCACCCTGGTGCCGTTCCCGCTGTACCTGCTCGCCATCGTGCTGCCCAAGGTGAAGATCCGTACGTGGCTGGTGCTGTTCGCCGTGGTCGCCATGCCCGCATGGCTGCTGCTGATGGGCTGGTTGGCGCTGCAGTACGTCGCGGTGCGCAACCCGGTCGGCGACGGGGTCGCCTACGAGGCACACATCGCCGGCTTCGTCGCCGGGCTGTTCCTGGTGTTGCTCCTCGACCGTGGTCGGCGGCGGCGAGGGCAGGACACCTTCCATCCGGTCCGCCGCTCGGCTCCCCCCACGTCCCCGCCGCCACGGCCGTGA